The genomic DNA GAGACCGTTCTGTGGCTCGGGTCTCCCGAGATCTAAGTTTGGCCGGCTGCAAGTCGGTTGCAGTTGACATCCTATCCGGCCAGTGGGCACGTGCAGGGCTGAAAGGGCCAGGGAGACAGTCACAGGCTATCACGGCCCCTTCGTTCTCTGGCTTTCCACCAGAAAACCATCACACGAGCAAATTCCTGTTTGTGAGATAGTGTCCGGTGGAACATTTTCATAGCCCCTCCTGGGCAGCTAGACTCCGCATCTCGAGTCTCACCTTGCCGTCATCATGAAGCCTCACCGCCTTCGACGTAATCTCGCGCCGCAAACGAGAATAGACCGTTGCGCGAGTTCTACGGCCCGGCCAGGTTTTGTGTAAGCCCTCATCTTGAACGGTTATAAAGAGCACCGTTCGCGGCGGTTGAAAGGCCGGATAAACAACTCGAAATCCACCTTCGCTTCCCACATCAACTTACACTATCCCCACATTCGCTCCTCCATACATACCTCGCTCGTTGCTCAACGTTCGCTCTAAATCAATACACCTTAGTTCATCAGGACACTACATCACAAACAATTCTTCTCAACGTCAACCCACCCCAGCGGCTTATTCCCTCCACAACTCCTCTTACCTTAATccacaaaagaaaaaactCATCAAGACAAGATGGGCTCTCTTCCGGCTTCTCAGGGCATGAAGATCCTCGTGTGCCCCTCTGGATTCAAGGGCAGTCTGCAGCCCGACGTTGCCGCTGACTGCATTGAAGCGGGTATCAAGTCTGTGATGCCGGAGGCTTCAGTCCGCAAGGTCCCCCTTGTTGACGGAGGCGAGGGGTTCACTAGCGCGCTTGTTTCCGCAACTGGTGGCACGCTTCACCCTGTCACCGTCACCGGGCCTGTCGGTATTCCGATTGCGTCCTACTTTGGCATACTGGGGGGTAGTAACCCCGAGATGCCAAAGACTGCCGTCATCGAGATGGCagcggccgccggcctgaGCCTTGTGCCCGCCGACCTCCGCAACCCTGGGCTCACGACGACGtttggcgtcggcgagcttctcgcTGCTGCTCTCGGGGCTGGTGCAAAGAGGATTGTCGTCGGGTGTGGCGACTCGGGCACatgcgacggcggcgctggaaTGCTTCAGGCCCTTGGCGCTCGGCTTATCGACCATGACGGGCATTCGCTTCCCAttgcggcgggcggcgagtCTCTGCTCGGGCTGGCCAACATCGACCTTAGCGGTGCCGACAAGCGGCTCAAAGACGTCAGCATTGAGGTGGCCGTCAACTGGAACAACGTGCTGTCAGGccccgagggcgtcgccagGGTGTTCGGTGCTCAAAAGGGCTCCAGCGCCACGCAGACCGAGCGGCTGTCTGCGGCCATGGAGGTGCTCGCTGTGGTTGCCGGCCGCCTGCTCTGCGACAACATGGTGGGCCTGTCGCCCGGCGGAGGGGCGTCTGGAGGGTTGGGCACCGGTTTGCGGTTGATCGGTGCCAAGCTCCGACCAAGATATGAGGTGGTGGCGGAGTACGTCGATTTTGACGGGCTGTTTACCGACTGCGATCTCGTTCTCACGGCTGAGGGAGGCATCGACGACCAGACTCCCCGGGGCAAGATTCCAGCTGAGATTGGCATGCGGGCAAAGAAGCACGGGCTACCCGTGATTGCCATCGCGGGGACCATCGGGCCAGGGGCGCGGGTCAATTACGACGTGGGAATCGATGCGTACACGTGTATCTTGCAACGTCCATCGacgctggccgaggcgatTCTGGAGGCGGAGAAGCTGACACGGGAGAGCGCCGAGTGCGTCATGCGGATGATTGTCGTGGGACGCATGTTGGGGTCCAAGAAGCCCTTTTCCCCCATGGcgcagccgccggcgtcgacatgGGTGTAGATGAGTCCTGGGTTGATTTGCCCGTGAATGACGAGATGAGCCAAGACTCTGGGTGAGAAACTAGTCGTACTAGTGGAGAATCAGTgttggacgaggaggacaggTTCGGACAGGGACGGGATCGGAACCAACATGAGAACATGAGGAATGACCGCTAGCAGCCCTTGAATGAGGACAAGAGAATTATAAAAAAATGGCTTGGCACGAATCAGGAAATTGTGTTGTGAAACGGAAACATGACTGGCAGAAGCAGAGGCGCCAGCCAAGACGCTTGGTGTGGCGATGCAGACGGTGAGCTGGCCGTCCCGGTCCAAGATCGGACACagggcgggcgcgggcgcaaGAGAAGCAATAAACCTGCCGGGGTATAGGTCATAATCGGATGATGATTTTGACTTGGGGTTGGATTGGGCTAGGAGAGGGACTGTGGTTTGTCGCAAGGGAGACACGATGAGAGTGACGGAGGGAGGTTGAGATGCCGAAGGAAGTTGATGAacggagaagacggagacggaACCGTAAGAAGTGGAGGCCctcgggggggggaaggggagaaggaCGCCAGGTACGTACCCTCTCCCCCACGAGTGACGGCAGGCAGGTGGGGACAGCCCCCTGAGCAAACAACACTGACTCCCTAAGGCCTGAGCCCTCGTTCGCTTACCTCATCCACTTTATCAGATGGGGTTCGTGCCAAGAATAGCATCGTTTATCCGTTCCTACTCCACTCCACACTTTTGGCGGAAAGCTTATCGTCACGTGCCCCGATAGCCGATTTGGTAATCGTACACTTTCTGTTGGTCAATCAGCAAACACTCCCGGTCGCTTTCACTGCCacccgcccccgcccccgcccccccgcGGAGCTGCCAGCTCACACCGCACCCGAGCCCGCTACCTCAAACCTCATCTCACAGGCTCGCGGGCAACGGCACCCAAACATATCCTAACCTTGTTTGTTGCTTTACCTAGATTCAGGGTCTTGGGGTGACAAAAAATAGTCTTCTGCATCTGATCCTCCTGAATCTTCCACACCACCCGTCTCAGTCCCGACCCCGATTTTTTCTATTCTTGGACCacctctcttctccttcaatttcttcctcctccccccccttttccgtTATGCCTAAGAATACCCCGGCTCCTGATGAGCCTGCCGTTACCTTCAGTTCGGGCTCTTCGGCACCTGTTGCCCTGCGTATCCTCCATCTCAACGATGTCTACCATTTGGAACCTTCTAGCGCCGAGCCGGTGGGCGGTGTTGCTCGTTTCGTGACCGCCGTCAATGAATACCGCAGCCACGAACGTTTTCAGGGCCAGCCCGAGCTAGTGACTCTATTTTCGGGCGATGTCTTCAACCCCAGCCTAGAGAGCTCCGTCACCAAAGGTACCATCCCACCATGTTACCCACCTTGCACTCCGGCACGCACTCGTCTTGTCAATGTTGCAGCGCTGATGGCACATCAGGTGAACACATGGTTCCCGTCTTGAACAAGATCGGCGTCGACTGCACTTGCGTTGGTGTAAGTGGACCGACGCATCCCCATGCCACCTAGTCCTCGATGCTATTTTAAAGTCTGACATGTCGACGCTAGAACCATGACTTCGACTTTGGCGTCAAGCAATTCGAAACCTTGACCGCAAAGTGCAACTTTCCCTGGCTGCTCGCCAATGTCCTGGATCCGGCCCTGGGTGAAAACGTGCCCCTCGGAAATGCCAAGCACACCCACATGCTCACATCTTCCAACGGCATCAAGATCGGTCTCATCGGCCTGGGCGAAAGGGAGTGGCTCGAGACCATCAACAGCTTGCCGCCCAACATCATCTACAAGTCCGCCAGCGAGACCGCCAAGGAACTGGTTCCCCAACTTCGTGCCCAGGGTGCTGATATCATCATCTGTCTCAGCCATCAGCGCGAGCCAAACGACAACAAGCTTgccgagaagacggacgGTCTTATCGACATCATCCTGGGTGGTCACGACCACTACTACGCACACAGTCTCATCAAGGGTACCCATGTGCTGCGGTCCGGCTCAGACTTCAAGCAGTTGAGCTATGTGGAGGTCCGGAAGAGGGAGGACGGCTCGGGCAAGTGGGACTTTGACATCTTGCGACGCGACATCGTCTCGTCCATTGCCGAGGACCAGGAGACGTTGAAGCTCACCGAGGATCTGACCTCGAAGCTGAAACACAGCCTGGCCAAGTCCATCGGCTGGACAGCCTCACCCTTGGATGCGCGCTTCACCACAGTCCGAATGAAAGAAAGCAACATGGGAAACTTTGTCTGCGACGTCATGAGACACTACCACAACGCCGACTGTGCCATCATGGCTGCCGGGACGATCCGTGGTGACCAGATCTACCCGCCGGGTGTGATCAGGGTTAGGGACATCACCAACTGCTTCCCCTTTGAGGATcccgtcatcttcatccgGGTAACGGGCCAGCAGCTGTGGGATGCTCTGGAGAACGGCGTCTCCCAGTATCCGGCGCAAGAAGGTTGGTAAAACCGGCGACCTCAGACACCACATTTCATGCTAACAAAGTAGGCCGCTTTCCCCAGGTATCCAATATAGAGTACACCTTCGACCCAAGCAAGCCGCCTAGCTCTCGCATTGTTGCGGccagcgtcggcggcgaggccatcgacccCGAGAGAAAGTACACTGTCGCGACTCGAGGCTACATGGGCCGAGGAAAAGGTTTGTGCAAATTCCCGCCCAGGCACACAAACCCACAAGATACTTGCTGACCACTGTAGACGGATTCACTagtctcctcgtcgagccggAAGGCGGAACCGCCGAAGAGATCGTCTGCGAAGAAAACGGCATCCTCATCTCCGCCATGTTGCGCCAGTACTTCATGAGTCTCAAAACGGTCGGCCAGTGGAAGAACCTCAGCGAGAACTGGCTCAAGGTTGCCGAGAAGTGCCATAGCCCCGTCGAGCCGCGCAAAATTTGGGAGACGCCCGCCGAGACGGGCACCTCGGACCCCCGTCCAAAGGTCGAGTCCAACTCGTGGGCCGACTGGATGGTCAGGCGGCACGCGCTGAACACGAAGACCCCCAATGACGAATCGGACGACGAGtcggacgtcgccgacgacgaggcggatAGTGTCGCGCAAATCGACATGGAGTTGCTCATTATGCGTAAGTTCTTCGCCCGGTGGGCCAAAAAGGCGGGCGTCAAGGCCGACGTGTGCGATCCCCTGCGGGAGGGCGAGTTCACGGTGGACTGGACCAGGGTCATTGCACCCGTCCTGGAGGGACGTATCAAAATGGTTGGCTAGAGGCGCATAAAAGCAGACTAGAATTGCATCAATTTCAACTTGGAGAAGCGTCGACGCGCCTTTTGATTTGATTTCAAAGCAAGAAGTGGGCGCTGCAATGATATTGGTGGATTTGCTTCCATTTCCTCCTCGCAGGGAGGGACGCATACGGCACAACGAGATGGATCAGTTGAAGCTTTGCTCTTTTCCTGGCGAGCGTTGACAGCGTGCTCAGAGGTAGACCCTCTTGGCCTTGCCTGCCAGCAGGTCCTTCAAATATGTCTCAAATGAAATGAACTCCACATCCGGGTAGAGCTCCTTGCCAGAGAGGTAGCCCAAGTACTCGGCGTTTTCGGGGCTGTTGTCGCCGCGAATGCCCCACGAGTACTTGTACTGGAGACCCCAGAGCCAACTCAGGGTCTTGAAGTCAGTCGGCTCCTCTTCGTCAGGCTTTTTCAGCTGGTCAATTTGCGCCTGCAGATCCTCTGCAGATAGCTGAGAGGTCGTAGAGTCAGTTGTTGAGTCGGAGAGAGAGTCCTCCGGTGTAAGGATTTGACGTACGTAGTTACGTTCCAGCTTTTCTCCGCTCAGCTCTTCGACCTTGTCAAAGATCTGCTGCTGCGTCCAGGCCTCATTATAGACGAAAACCGCCTTGTTCAAGGTCCGGGGATCCGCGATGATCTTGGCCACGTATCGTCCGATATCGTCAATGTGGGTAAGGCACGAGAGGGCGGATCCATCCCCAAACAGATGCGTCTCGGGAGCCAGAAGCCCAGAATCGGCCCGGCCCGACGGAACACGAGGAGGGGTGATTTGATACCACCAGCCCACATCAATCAGCGTGTATGGGAGGTAGATTTTCTTGATGTGGTTCAAGACTGTTTCCTTCTGCTGAGGGGTCAGCGACGAAGGCGCTCAGAGACAAGACTCGGAAGGGGAGGCGTTCTGACCAGTTCCCGCAGTCCCATGACACCGACTGGGGGACACGCGGTAGCGAATGAGCAAGGGATGAAGCGTCCAACCCCCGCTTTCTTCGCTGCGTTCACCAAGGGAATCTGATCTAGCAACGCAATCGCGTTGACGGCCGAAATCACCA from Colletotrichum higginsianum IMI 349063 chromosome 3, whole genome shotgun sequence includes the following:
- a CDS encoding Glycerate kinase, with the translated sequence MGSLPASQGMKILVCPSGFKGSLQPDVAADCIEAGIKSVMPEASVRKVPLVDGGEGFTSALVSATGGTLHPVTVTGPVGIPIASYFGILGGSNPEMPKTAVIEMAAAAGLSLVPADLRNPGLTTTFGVGELLAAALGAGAKRIVVGCGDSGTCDGGAGMLQALGARLIDHDGHSLPIAAGGESLLGLANIDLSGADKRLKDVSIEVAVNWNNVLSGPEGVARVFGAQKGSSATQTERLSAAMEVLAVVAGRLLCDNMVGLSPGGGASGGLGTGLRLIGAKLRPRYEVVAEYVDFDGLFTDCDLVLTAEGGIDDQTPRGKIPAEIGMRAKKHGLPVIAIAGTIGPGARVNYDVGIDAYTCILQRPSTLAEAILEAEKLTRESAECVMRMIVVGRMLGSKKPFSPMAQPPASTWV
- a CDS encoding 5'-nucleotidase; its protein translation is MPKNTPAPDEPAVTFSSGSSAPVALRILHLNDVYHLEPSSAEPVGGVARFVTAVNEYRSHERFQGQPELVTLFSGDVFNPSLESSVTKGEHMVPVLNKIGVDCTCVGNHDFDFGVKQFETLTAKCNFPWLLANVLDPALGENVPLGNAKHTHMLTSSNGIKIGLIGLGEREWLETINSLPPNIIYKSASETAKELVPQLRAQGADIIICLSHQREPNDNKLAEKTDGLIDIILGGHDHYYAHSLIKGTHVLRSGSDFKQLSYVEVRKREDGSGKWDFDILRRDIVSSIAEDQETLKLTEDLTSKLKHSLAKSIGWTASPLDARFTTVRMKESNMGNFVCDVMRHYHNADCAIMAAGTIRGDQIYPPGVIRVRDITNCFPFEDPVIFIRVTGQQLWDALENGVSQYPAQEGRFPQVSNIEYTFDPSKPPSSRIVAASVGGEAIDPERKYTVATRGYMGRGKDGFTSLLVEPEGGTAEEIVCEENGILISAMLRQYFMSLKTVGQWKNLSENWLKVAEKCHSPVEPRKIWETPAETGTSDPRPKVESNSWADWMVRRHALNTKTPNDESDDESDVADDEADSVAQIDMELLIMRKFFARWAKKAGVKADVCDPLREGEFTVDWTRVIAPVLEGRIKMVG
- a CDS encoding Isoflavone reductase, producing the protein MKVIVFGASGETGRSIVSGLLASDTQFDITAVTREQSLHSGNNDKFRELGVHVVAGSLTGPEDDLVRLLKGADVVISAVNAIALLDQIPLVNAAKKAGVGRFIPCSFATACPPVGVMGLRELKETVLNHIKKIYLPYTLIDVGWWYQITPPRVPSGRADSGLLAPETHLFGDGSALSCLTHIDDIGRYVAKIIADPRTLNKAVFVYNEAWTQQQIFDKVEELSGEKLERNYLSAEDLQAQIDQLKKPDEEEPTDFKTLSWLWGLQYKYSWGIRGDNSPENAEYLGYLSGKELYPDVEFISFETYLKDLLAGKAKRVYL